The Vigna angularis cultivar LongXiaoDou No.4 chromosome 9, ASM1680809v1, whole genome shotgun sequence DNA window ataatatataagatgaGCCCTACATTTAGAATGCTTAATTAAAAACttcattaaaatgttttttaatttttaaatagttttgtAAAAGGTTAGAGTACCAAgttctataaaattaatatattttttttatatatataaagtaacaGTATAACTAACATAACataatatcttaaataattatgttataagaataaataagagGTGCTTGAACGAAAAAAGAGATAATAAAATCAGATGACTTTACTATATGCTCAACCTATATAACTCATGGTATCaagattttatttcttaattttttttcatgtaatgTACTAAAATATTCGTAATTTATTAACCAAAAGGGGAAAAGACGATCATGTTTAATAGTATTTTTGcactaatttaatatattttgttcatttATCAAATAAGgcataaataaactaaatattgaCCAGTAGAAATAGTTCAAGACAAAGTACGTTacattattcaaataaaaagtgtataataataaaaatttcttcTATTAAAGATAGACAATATTCCAACAAACAAATTTCTTCTTCAATCAATTTATATCTTCAAagaatacaaattattttatcacaaaccaaaaccaattttatatactattatttCAATCAACTTGTATTGTTTCCCAACAAAACATAACATAAAAGACACATGATTTATGTGAAGACagagtcattttttttttctcttaatgcATTCCACTTTAATTAATAAAcggtttttttaaaatttaaaatattttacatgaaattattattttttaaaaataaaaactaaaattttaaatatagaaatatcttaatcatttaaaacgatcatattttaaattcaatattgtgtttaatttccattcttttctcatatcatctctcattcctcttttctctcctctctttttttttatgttcccTCCTTATCTCCCTGTTTTTTCTTTCACCTGTTTCGAagctaaaatttcaaaatgttgAATTGCAttctaaagaaaatatatgaaagtaaaataaataaaaataataattcgaatttaaatttccaaaaaattctaaaaagtttcaaagtaatttgttacaaatatatttcttaaatatactagttcttgaaaaatatatctacccttagaagaaaaataaatagaaaaacaatgTTAAATGTAAAACTCCACTGCTttgcattaaaaaattatgtaattaaagtTATGCACCATGCCATGGGTCACCACTTCCTATTTCCTCCAAATATAAATGTTAAAGAGGGAACACTATACTAGATAAAtgtcaaaattttgatataatttcagaaaataatttattataagtcCTTAACATATTTCTAGCTTATGCTTAGTAAATAAATGTTTATGTATATATGTACCAATTCCCTTATATTTGAAGTAAAACAAAACCACGcggaatatttttaattattacaaaGTTTATTCTATATAAAATCTATcacaaattttacattttagaaatttaaattgggttaatatattattatagcaATGTCATTTTGGGccaatattttattatagtttcATTTATAAAAGTTTAGTTACTAAAGGGATCATGACAATATAACATGTAGTTAATATACATTCCATTAACTTGGTCAACACTTGTGAAAGGGAGGCACATATACCTCACTCATCACTTACAACCCAAAAGAGAGACACGAGTACAAGGAAACCTAAAACAACCTAAAATACTAAAACATCATACTTGCTAGCTAATTTATTTCAGGACACACATGACACCTTGACCTACTACAACACTTTATAATCTATTCTATTCTCCCTAGAGAAGACTCGAAACTCACATTGAAGCTAGCATAAGAACACACACGAAGGTTGTTGTAAAACCtttttatgtgtgtgtgtctgttACATGTCGTTGTTGTTATTGGAAGAAGTCCTGAACTTGGATTCATCAATTTCAATGCCTTCCTCTCTAGCACGTTCTTCTCCTGATTTATCCATGGTGCTCAACCCACCCTTGCGTCCCATTTCTTGGTACCCTTCTGTCCCTAGTTGTTCCTTCCTTGTTTTCCCTCCCTTGCTTCTTCCTATGATATTCATCACAAATAAACAAACACCATAATCCAAACTCAAATTTTGTTATGCAGAAAAAGCTTCACCAGTAAGAAATataaatgtgtttgaaattaaTGATATGGAAAAGGTGATGAAAAACAAGGATAAGTATCATTAGTAGTTGTGGACTTGTGATGAAAGTGATGTTTTTTCTTATGCATGtatgaaaaagatgaagaatgTATAATGTCTGTATGAATTGATTATAAACCTTCAGCAAGGTGTTGCTGAGCCTCAACGCTCTTGCCACCAGTGCCACCGGGAACAACAGTCTCTCCCTGCCTTGCTCTCTCATCAAGCTCTTGTTTGTTCTGCTGACGACTTGTCATTTTCTCACTCTTGCACAGATTCTTTCTCACTACGCGATTCTATCCTTAACTAGGTTTGTTTTGGAAGCTATGTGACAAGAACAGATAGGGTTGAGGGTTTATATAGGGAGCTACGCTATTCTAATGTGAGATATAGTTTATGTTTCGTTGCACATGTCCATGCATTGCTATCAGAGGGAAAAACCAGAAGCTGACAACAGGTGAAAATGGAAAACAAGGTGTGGCCATGCATTGACACGTGCGGCACACACGTGGCTGAAGGAGAAGGAAGACACGCATGCATACGTAGCTTCTCAAATGACACGTATCAAATGGTGAAACtctagcttttttttttcactgttTGGTTGATTCTAGAGTTACTTTAGCTCCCATGCAATTGCAAATTCAACCattttctattttgatttttcttgttaAGCATTCAACTCGTAACCTTCGTTATTTAATGGAGAAATTTGTCTTTAGCAAGAATTTGAATGTCAAAAGTCACTACTCTTAATTCTGCTCCTAATTTTGGTTTTGAAATGTAATTTATAACTTGCTgttatcaaaaatattttgtgaataaatttaaagtttattgtAACACTCTATATATGAACCCTATTTagcatgaaaagaaaagatatacATTGACAAAAGTATACCGGTGTCCCTCCTTTTCTTGCAGTTAGTTTCTAGTAGTTTGGACCTTGAGAATTGTTGTGTACAAGTGTAGATTAATCTCTGTACACAATGTAACATATGCAGTTAAGTTATGTACCTTGGAAAATTTTAGATGGAATGATATAACTATTAAATACTATtagttaaagaaaattaattatactgAAATCATACAAATGtgaatatactaaaataatacaaatgtGAAAGAAAAGGTTCGGAAAGCTTGAGCTCGTGTGTCATGTCGATTATATTGTTTCATACAAATGtgaatatactaaaataatacaaatgtGAAAGAAAAGGTTCGGAAAGCTTGAGCTCATGTGTCATGTCGATTATATTGTTTCTAAGAATATATTGTTATTAAGAAAGATGAATATGGAAATGTGTGTTGACTCTTTGACCATCAATAACATTACCATCAGGTGTAGATCCTAGACTTAATGATTTGTTTGACAAAATTCATtgagtttgttattttttaaagatagaTTTAAAAATTGGTTATCACTGTGTGAGAGATGAatgaaaaattgttttcaaaactaaattaatttagtgtGTATGAATGGTTATGCCTTTTAGATTAATCAATGCATCTagtaattttatgaaaatgatgaattgTGTATTGAGGAAATTTATAGGTATGCTTGTTGTTGTGTGTTTTAATGACATCCTGATATTCATACATGGGGTACTTAGGGAAAGTTTTAGAAGCATAAACTATATGCCATTATAGAAAAATGCATCTTTCTGTATAGATGAAGTTgtttttctagggtttgtagTTAGCTCTAAAGGAGTTTCATGAACAAGAAATCAAGGTAACCAGAGAGTGACCCACTCTTAAGAATGTAAGTCATGAGATGAAAATTTTTTATGGTTTGGCTAATTTCTATAGGAGGTTTGTAAAGAATTTTAGCACCATAGCATCTCCATTGAATGAAATTGTTAAGAAAGATGTAAGGCTTAAGTGGGGAAAGGAACAACAAAAGGCTTTTGAAACACAAACTCACACATGCAGCTATCTTAGCTttaccaaattttgaaaaatattttgagatAAAGTGTAttggataaacttaaattttggGTAGTTTAGTAATTTCATTTGAGTCCGTTTATTTGGTACTTGATTACCATGCtaccatttttaattattattacaatctTCTTTGATTTGATTGTCATTATTACTGATTTTATGCTCAAAACATTAGGGTCCCTGTATTTTTCTCATGGCTCAATAATTATTTAAGGCCTACGATATTCAACAATAAAATACATAGAATTACAAAGTTCAATTATATAGCGTGTGTGTCGTCTTCTATTTTACAAATTGGCATCGCAATTTTATGCCCTAAGTGTTTgagtgaaagagaaaaaagagagagagtgaAACACTATGCTTGAGtgcttgaaaaaaaaagagtgagaaAGATGACAAATCTATTAAACAATATGTCCCTACCACAATTGTAGGAAAACTAATTATGATAATTGGAGTTTACAAATGAAGGGTCTTCTTAGATCCCAAAATGTGTGAGATGTAGTGGATAATGGGTACCAAGAACAAGTAGTGGAGGAAGAGCAGATGATGGCCCAAATTGCTGCATTGAGAAATATGTGAGTGAAAGACAAATCGACTTTGTATCTATTGTACAGAGTAATGGACGAATTTGGCTTTGAGAAGATAGTAAAAGCTGCATCTTCAAGAGAAAAATGGGAGGTCCTTGAAATTGCATTCAGAGGGGACAATCGCGGTAGACAAGTACAACTTCAAACTCACAAggaaaaagtttgaaaatgtgTAGATGAAGGACAAAAAACGAGGGTCCGAGTATATAACTCAGGTAGAGAGAGGTAAATCAACTCAACAAGAATGAAGAACTATTGCCAACCAGCCGGGTTGTGGAGAAACTTTTGAAATCATTCACAAATGATTTCGAAAGCATAGTTTGTGCCATCGAGTAGTCCAAGAACCTATCTACACTCTAAGTTGAAGAGCTTGTTGGGTCAGTTGAGGCCCACAaacaaagaagaatgaagaagtaAGAGTCCCTTGACCAAGCACTATAAACACAACTTGACATGAATCGAGGAACTCGAAACACTCATGGTCTAGGTCTTGGAGGATGTGAAAAAGGTGATTTAGAGGATGATAACGAAGAACAAATAGGTCAACAGAATTGGCATAGACGAGGACAATGGAAACACTAAGCAGGTCAATCGGGAGTGGAATGCTTTAAGTGTGGCAAACACAACCACTATGCAAATGAGTGCACATCAATGAAGTGCTATAATTATGATAAGGTTGGCTATATTGTGAAGTTCTACATGattcagaagaagaagaaaaagaagaatctCCTTGtagaggaagatgatgaagaaataATTTTGTTGATTCGAGGATTGTGCTAAGCTATTTTagggttgtgccaagctgttataGGGTTGTGCCGAGTTGGATCCAGATTGTGATAAGTTAAGTGGTACTGAGTTGATTGATACCAAGCTGAATTATAACAGGAGATTGGAAGTTAGGCACAAGGAGAACTCGATAAGCTCGCCGAGTAGTAAGGAGAGGTCGACAAGCTCGCCGAGTAATAAAGAGAGGTTGGCCACACAACCGATTAGTGTGGGGAGCCCAACATTATGGATAGAGAGCTCAACATTGTTCAAGGAGAGCTCAAAAGTTGTGGTAGACAGCTCGGAAGCATAGAGTTCGGTGGAGGTGAATAACTTGCCAAAATATCTAGAAAGCTTAGTAGTGAGCCTGATAGAGAGCAAGGACTACTCGGTAGAGCAAGTGGGAGGCTCGGTTGAGTTGTTTGAGAGCTTGGTGGAAAGCATAGAAGAAGAAGAGACTACAATGGAGAACTTGGATGATAAGCAGTTAGAGAGCCTAACGAGCCTAGGAAAATAGGAAGGAAGCTCGGATAAGCAACTGGAGACTTCTTGCCTGGCGACTACATAACTAGATGAAGTGTAAGACAAGCTCGATTAGCCTATTGGGATGCTTGGAGAGTGTAGAAAGTATCGTAGAAAATTTTGAGAGCTCAGATAGTCCAACAAGAGACTTGCAGAGCTTGATGATGGACAAGAATAGCTCGGTCAATGATGAAGTCAATTCGAAGGAGCATGAGTTCAACTCGACAATGGTGGCTGAGGAAGTGCAAAGCTAAATAAAGTTGGCACATGTGTAGAGCTTGGAAAACTTGGTGGAAAACATGAGTAGCTCGGTAGAATGCAGGGACATCACAACCATGATGATGCAGAACTTGGTAGAAATGATTGTGGTGATGTAGAGCTCGGGAAAGATGTTGGAGGTCATGATGATGAGGGTGACGAACTTGGAGATGGAAATGACGAGGATAAAGCACAAAAAAATGTTGGAGCTCGAGGAGCAGCGAGTGAGGCAATAAAAAATGTTCTTGAAAATGATATAAGACGTTGTggataagaaaattaaagaaaaagatgaggaGATATATTATTTAGGAAAGCTCAATTGGATGCTTAAAGAAAGAGTGAAGATTTTCAACATAGAGAACCAATATGGAAAGAGTCGACACAAAATACTCTGAAAAAAGAACCTACTTATGCTAGCAAGGAGAACCACTATCATGTTGAACTAGTCGCTAACAAgttgaattttgaaaacaacGATATTGAAGGAAGAATGATAAATAACAAGTATTGGGATAGTTGcgaaaaaaatcataaaagagTTGAAGCTACAGTAAACTGTGGTGGTAGCAAGGTTATTGGAAAGACAACTAGAGCaaagaaaaaatcaacaaaTGTTAAAGATAAGTCAGTCAAGGTTAAGAAGAGGATGACCATAATACAAAAAAAGTCGACAAAGGTAATCGGGAAGTCAGTCAAAGCAATGGAGAAATCAGTTTTGACAAAATAAAGAACCCAAATCATATTAGAAGAAGCAACCTGATATAGGATGATAAAAGCCAAGATGCATAGATAAAGGATggaaaatttaagtttatgggggaAATTTGttggataaacttaaatttaggGTAGTTTAGTAATTTCATTAAGTCATAGTTTATTTGGTACATGATTATCATGTTACCGTTTTTAATTATTGTCACAATCTtctatgatttgattatatcattattactaattttatgccaaaaaaaaatgaaggttaCTGTATTTATCTTCTAACCCTATAACTATTTAAGGCCTACGATATTCATCAATGAAATACACAAAATTACAAAGTCCAAGTATATAGATTTTTTGTGTGTCGTCTTCCATTTTACAATTTGATGCTTCATATGTGAGCATATGAGGTGTTCTCTTGCAAAAAAGGACATCCTATACTCTATTTTAGTGAAAAGTTGAAAGCAGCGGTGAAAAATAATTCCACTTGTGACAAGGAGTTATATGCTTTAGTGAGAGCTTTGCATACTTGGCAACATTATTTCCTTCATAAGGAATTTGTAATTCATAATGATCATGAATCCCTTAAATACATTAAAAGCTAAGATAAGCTCAATAAGAGACATGCCAAATGCATAAAAGTTATTGAATAATTTCCTTATGTTATTAAGCATAAACAAGGCAAGGAAAATGGTTTGTTTGATGCCTTATCTAGGAGACATGTCTTATTGTCCATGGTTGAAACTAAAATGTTTGGTTTTGAAATGTTTAAGGAAttgtatgatgatgatgaaggtgCGGGAACACACTAGAAGGGGGTTTGAATAATGTTTCTGTATATCTTTTCGAGCCTAACATATTTATCGTGATATGGATGATCCTCATGAGCTAATTGGCACTTACTTTATAAGCGTTATTCTGTTGAACACATTTATAGTTCCGATTTTAGCTCATCCTCCTAGTGTTTAGGAGGGAGTGAATCTTAGCAGAGGTGGCGTGTGTTGAAGGTGTGTATGTCAAGAAATTGCTTTCCATATAGGATGATTGTTTATAAACTGAAGCAAAACTCAATTGAGCTTACTGAAGCAAAACTCAGTTGAGCTACATTCAGTTCTCCTCTAAAATATCTTAGAGGGtttcattatattttcaatGAAGTGCCTTTGAGTATTctaaccactcttggtatccctagacGTTTCCAGTATCTTTTAGATACTCCTAGTTGTCATTGTCAACCTAATAACTATTGTTATTGTGACCTTGACcaagtttcacccactcctgaTTATgcaatattcttcaccactcttggtatcgcTAAACATTACTCGTATCCTCCAGATACATTTGTCTATTTGAGCTTAACCCACTCTTGGTTGTCGTTATCAACCCAATAACCCTTGTTACTGTGACCTTGACTCAGTTTCGCCCACTCTTGATTGTgcaatattcttcaccactcttggtatccttAGACATTACTTGTATCCTCTAGATACACTTGTCTACTTGAGTTTAACACACTCTTGGTTTCTACTAGACAACCTGTCTAGCTACCGTTTAGCTCTACGAAGTTAAACATTAGAGTTTCACCCATTTCTAGTTTCCACTAGACAACCTGTCTAACTATCGTTTAACTCTACCAAGTTAAACATTaagtgttttaattaatttacaataaaaagaTTGATTACAAGTCCTTAGATGATAACTGTCGTAGAGATGATATATGTTCAATACAAATGAATCTAATAGACttattatctatttttctctcttctttctaaTTACAACATTAAGCTTATATATCAATGAAGCTATGAGAGTGATTATTTTCATGagctcttctctttctctcttttcttgtaTAAGAGGATTTGACTCTAAAAGCTCAGAGAGAGTTCTTGATCCTTCCATGAGGATGATTTTTCTTTACATCTTAATTCATtattatctctctctctctctttcttcgtCTTAGATATTCTATTTATACACCTCTGATAATATAGTTGGTAGACGATGCTTGTCTTTGAG harbors:
- the LOC108347417 gene encoding protein SLE2, encoding MTSRQQNKQELDERARQGETVVPGGTGGKSVEAQQHLAEGRSKGGKTRKEQLGTEGYQEMGRKGGLSTMDKSGEERAREEGIEIDESKFRTSSNNNNDM